One stretch of Alphaproteobacteria bacterium DNA includes these proteins:
- a CDS encoding nitroreductase family protein, whose amino-acid sequence MKSAALAKRYGPDAIPAAGPWNEHIELLLSHRSIRGYKSEALPEGTLETLIAAAQSAATSSNMQTWSVVAVKDGATKAAMAKLANNQKHIMECPLFLVWLADVSRHQRLGAEEGIELEVIPYLETFLVAAIDAALAAQNAVVAAESLGLSTVYIGSLRNDPIQVKELLGLPASCMSMFGLCVGYATADVTNEVKPRLSQPAVLFREKYGNPDEPRLRAAYDQKMADFSGRHEMAQSTWTERVIDRLGAISAISGREKLSQILKDMGFPLR is encoded by the coding sequence TTGAAATCGGCAGCTCTGGCCAAGCGATACGGCCCTGATGCCATTCCTGCCGCGGGTCCCTGGAACGAGCATATCGAGCTGCTGCTCTCGCATCGCTCGATCCGGGGCTACAAGTCCGAGGCCTTGCCCGAGGGCACGCTCGAGACCTTGATCGCGGCGGCGCAGTCCGCCGCCACCAGTTCCAACATGCAGACCTGGTCGGTGGTCGCGGTGAAGGATGGTGCCACCAAGGCGGCGATGGCGAAACTCGCCAACAACCAGAAACACATCATGGAGTGCCCGCTATTTCTGGTCTGGCTGGCCGATGTTTCGCGCCACCAGCGGCTCGGCGCCGAAGAAGGAATCGAGCTGGAGGTCATCCCCTACCTGGAGACCTTCCTGGTAGCCGCCATCGATGCCGCGCTGGCGGCCCAGAACGCGGTGGTGGCAGCCGAATCGCTGGGCTTGTCCACCGTCTACATCGGCTCGCTGCGCAACGACCCGATCCAGGTCAAGGAATTGCTGGGCCTGCCCGCCAGCTGCATGAGCATGTTCGGCCTGTGCGTCGGATATGCCACCGCCGATGTCACCAACGAGGTGAAACCCCGCCTGTCGCAGCCGGCTGTTCTCTTTCGGGAGAAATACGGCAATCCGGACGAGCCTCGGCTGCGCGCCGCCTACGACCAAAAGATGGCCGACTTTTCAGGCCGCCACGAGATGGCGCAAAGCACCTGGACCGAGCGTGTGATCGACCGGCTGGGAGCGATTTCAGCAATAAGCGGGCGCGAAAAACTTTCCCAAATTCTGAAGGATATGGGCTTCCCGCTGCGCTAA
- a CDS encoding enoyl-CoA hydratase/isomerase family protein, giving the protein MTFKFVDLDVRGSVGWYRFNRPARNSVDWEMLYELAPAFEALLEAAEVKVIVIASALDDYFSTGADISAFKDVAAERMQDWVRETQKVAQVLRSSSKPVLAAINGVAVGGGLEMTFHADLRFLAIDARLGQPEVNIGFIPPVGGTQGLLRLVGRSQAFRMLYGGQVMEAKTAQEIGLADFVVPVDQLASEVQSYADMLASKPANTLAAIRRCLVDGGGRAFDDGLEIERDQAFALAGHANFAEGVTAFLEKRKPEWR; this is encoded by the coding sequence ATGACGTTCAAATTTGTTGACCTGGATGTGCGCGGATCGGTCGGTTGGTATCGTTTCAATCGACCGGCAAGAAACTCCGTGGATTGGGAAATGTTGTACGAGCTTGCGCCCGCCTTCGAGGCGCTGCTCGAGGCGGCGGAGGTCAAGGTCATCGTGATCGCCAGCGCGCTGGACGATTACTTCAGCACCGGCGCGGATATCTCGGCTTTCAAGGACGTCGCGGCCGAACGTATGCAAGATTGGGTGCGAGAGACCCAGAAAGTGGCGCAAGTCCTGCGCTCGTCTTCGAAGCCCGTGCTGGCCGCCATCAACGGTGTGGCGGTTGGAGGCGGGCTCGAGATGACGTTTCACGCGGATCTGCGTTTCCTTGCCATTGATGCCCGCCTGGGACAGCCGGAGGTCAATATCGGCTTCATCCCACCCGTCGGTGGCACCCAAGGATTGCTGCGGCTGGTGGGCCGAAGCCAGGCCTTTCGCATGCTCTATGGCGGCCAGGTCATGGAGGCCAAGACGGCGCAGGAGATTGGCTTGGCCGATTTTGTCGTGCCCGTCGACCAACTGGCCAGCGAAGTCCAAAGCTACGCCGACATGTTGGCCAGCAAGCCGGCCAACACCTTGGCGGCCATTCGACGCTGCCTGGTCGATGGTGGCGGGCGGGCTTTTGACGACGGTTTGGAGATCGAGAGGGATCAGGCGTTCGCCCTCGCCGGCCATGCGAATTTCGCGGAAGGTGTTACCGCATTCCTAGAAAAACGAAAGCCTGAATGGCGATAG
- a CDS encoding transferase hexapeptide repeat family protein, whose translation MASVYAFEGIVPVVDPSAYLHPRAVLIGDVIVGPHCYIGPGVSLRGDYGRIVIGGGSNAQDNVVMHSFPAAETQVGEDCHIGHGVVLHGCRLGTNVLVGMNAVVMDGAQVGDDCFIGALAFVKGNDEIPPRSLAAGIPARVVRELSEDDVSRKSRGTAQYQWLARRCWQGLVACEPLSEIEADRPSARWDESIRPLHEKPNVE comes from the coding sequence ATGGCCAGCGTCTACGCCTTCGAGGGCATCGTCCCGGTGGTCGATCCCTCGGCCTACCTGCATCCCCGGGCCGTGCTGATCGGTGATGTCATCGTCGGGCCGCACTGCTACATCGGTCCCGGAGTCTCGCTGCGGGGCGATTATGGCCGCATTGTCATCGGTGGCGGTTCCAACGCCCAGGACAACGTCGTCATGCATAGCTTCCCGGCCGCCGAGACGCAGGTCGGCGAGGACTGCCATATCGGCCACGGCGTGGTGCTGCACGGCTGCAGGCTCGGGACCAACGTGCTGGTGGGTATGAACGCCGTGGTCATGGATGGCGCCCAGGTCGGCGACGACTGCTTCATCGGCGCGCTCGCCTTCGTCAAGGGCAACGACGAGATCCCGCCCCGCAGCCTGGCGGCCGGCATTCCGGCCCGGGTGGTGCGCGAACTCAGCGAAGACGACGTGTCGCGAAAATCCCGCGGCACGGCCCAGTACCAATGGCTGGCCCGGCGCTGTTGGCAAGGCCTGGTGGCCTGTGAGCCGCTTAGCGAGATCGAGGCCGACCGGCCCAGCGCCCGGTGGGACGAAAGCATCCGGCCGTTGCATGAAAAACCAAATGTCGAGTAG
- a CDS encoding FAD-dependent oxidoreductase, which translates to MKKSNYLSASISDTQGVQIFTGAGRGPRRPRPAKTISEAARETPVFAETDVLVVGGGPSGTAAAVAAGRLGADVMLVERYNHLGGLSTGGLVIWIDRMTDWSGREIISGIAHDILERLPAEAKQGPSRADWGSRDAATAAYWSQRTAAYHGIVTFSPTVDPEALKTLSMELTLEQNVRLTFHAWAVEPIVEQGVMRGAIFESKEGRRAILAKVVVDTTGDADLLARAGLEFENDIDEDSIHHCINTAFLLGGVDMARWLPFRFEDAEGFKDFMARGREQLKFFEKAFVSWRNDVALFMGPRLSGYSAVDVEDLSEVEIQSRRLTVGHLDFYRQNAPGFENAFLMLGAPQIGVRHSRRLIGLNQVSRGQWDEGRVWPDEIGVSTSLAPETPNISVPLGALTPAAIDGVLAAGRHIACDASSHSFLREVPQCWMTGHAAGVAAALAADAGILPRELDAQLVQRELLRQGAYLSPETEAALAAQAAE; encoded by the coding sequence ATGAAAAAAAGCAATTACCTGAGCGCCAGCATCAGCGACACACAGGGAGTGCAGATTTTCACCGGTGCGGGCCGCGGCCCGCGACGGCCGCGCCCGGCCAAGACGATCAGCGAAGCGGCCCGCGAGACCCCAGTGTTCGCCGAGACCGACGTGCTGGTGGTGGGCGGCGGGCCCTCGGGCACGGCCGCCGCGGTGGCGGCCGGGCGGCTGGGCGCCGACGTCATGCTGGTTGAGCGCTACAACCACCTCGGCGGCCTGTCGACCGGCGGACTGGTGATCTGGATCGACCGCATGACGGACTGGAGCGGCCGTGAAATCATCTCCGGCATCGCCCACGACATCCTCGAACGCCTGCCGGCGGAGGCCAAGCAGGGCCCGTCGCGGGCCGACTGGGGCTCGCGCGACGCCGCCACGGCGGCCTACTGGTCGCAACGCACCGCCGCCTACCATGGCATCGTCACCTTCTCGCCGACCGTCGATCCCGAGGCGCTCAAGACGCTATCGATGGAACTTACGCTGGAGCAGAACGTCCGCCTCACCTTCCATGCCTGGGCCGTCGAGCCCATCGTCGAGCAGGGCGTCATGCGCGGCGCCATCTTCGAGAGCAAGGAAGGCCGCCGGGCCATCCTGGCCAAGGTGGTGGTCGACACCACGGGCGATGCCGACCTGCTGGCCCGGGCCGGCCTCGAGTTCGAGAACGACATCGACGAGGACAGCATCCACCACTGCATCAACACCGCCTTCCTGCTCGGCGGCGTCGACATGGCGCGCTGGCTGCCCTTCCGTTTCGAGGATGCCGAGGGCTTCAAGGACTTCATGGCGCGCGGCCGCGAGCAGCTCAAATTCTTCGAAAAAGCCTTCGTTTCGTGGCGCAACGACGTGGCGCTTTTCATGGGGCCCCGGCTTTCGGGCTACAGCGCCGTCGACGTCGAGGACCTGAGCGAAGTCGAAATCCAGTCGCGCCGGCTCACCGTCGGCCATCTCGATTTCTATCGCCAAAACGCGCCGGGCTTCGAGAACGCCTTCCTCATGCTGGGCGCGCCGCAGATCGGCGTGCGCCACAGCCGCCGCCTGATCGGCCTGAACCAGGTCAGCCGGGGGCAGTGGGACGAGGGCCGTGTGTGGCCCGACGAGATCGGCGTCTCTACCTCGCTCGCGCCCGAGACGCCCAACATCTCGGTGCCGCTGGGGGCGCTCACGCCGGCCGCTATCGACGGCGTTTTGGCCGCCGGCCGCCACATCGCCTGCGACGCCAGTTCGCACTCCTTCCTGCGCGAGGTGCCGCAGTGCTGGATGACCGGCCACGCCGCCGGCGTGGCAGCGGCGTTGGCGGCGGATGCGGGGATCCTGCCGCGTGAGCTCGATGCCCAGCTCGTGCAGCGCGAGCTGTTGCGCCAGGGCGCCTACCTTTCACCCGAGACCGAGGCGGCATTGGCTGCCCAGGCGGCGGAATAG
- the paaG gene encoding 2-(1,2-epoxy-1,2-dihydrophenyl)acetyl-CoA isomerase PaaG, which translates to MDFETIRFESNDGVAVITLNRPDSLNAFTDAMHAELRHAMDAIEGDADLRALVITGAGRAFCSGANLAGVAGKIAKGAELDAAAVLDDDYHPLIKRLRALELPVIVAVNGIAAGAGCNFALVGDIVLAARSAEFIQVFVRIGVIPDAGGTYYLPRLIGPARARALCMLGEPLPAERAAEWGLIWKCVDDEALMDEAMGLARRLAKQPTRAIAIMKQALEVSLDNDMAAQLDVERDSQVAAFATEDFREGVTAFIEKRKAVFTGR; encoded by the coding sequence ATGGACTTCGAAACCATCCGCTTTGAAAGCAACGACGGCGTTGCCGTCATCACGCTCAACCGGCCCGACAGCCTCAACGCCTTCACCGACGCCATGCACGCCGAGCTGCGCCACGCCATGGACGCCATCGAGGGCGACGCCGATCTCCGTGCCCTGGTCATCACCGGCGCCGGACGGGCCTTTTGTTCGGGTGCCAATCTGGCCGGCGTGGCCGGGAAAATCGCCAAAGGTGCCGAACTAGACGCGGCCGCCGTCCTGGATGACGACTACCACCCATTGATCAAGCGCCTGCGCGCCCTGGAGCTGCCGGTCATCGTCGCCGTCAACGGCATCGCCGCCGGGGCGGGCTGCAATTTCGCCCTGGTCGGCGATATCGTGCTGGCCGCGCGTTCGGCCGAATTCATCCAGGTTTTCGTGCGCATCGGCGTCATTCCCGATGCCGGCGGCACTTACTACCTGCCCCGCCTGATCGGGCCGGCCCGGGCCCGGGCGCTTTGCATGCTGGGCGAGCCCTTGCCGGCCGAGAGGGCCGCCGAATGGGGCCTTATCTGGAAGTGCGTCGACGACGAGGCGCTGATGGACGAGGCCATGGGCCTGGCCCGGCGCCTGGCCAAACAGCCCACCCGGGCCATCGCCATCATGAAACAGGCGCTGGAGGTCTCACTCGACAACGACATGGCGGCACAACTCGACGTCGAGCGCGACAGCCAGGTCGCCGCCTTCGCCACCGAGGATTTCCGCGAAGGCGTGACGGCCTTTATCGAAAAGCGCAAAGCCGTCTTCACGGGGCGCTGA
- a CDS encoding SAM-dependent methyltransferase, protein MRKQKPSRTALKIAMAIVTLSAKPRMAAVIPAGAVEATEKLLVASGAVSERIVRWARTRRMASFYDAFDWMLPGMFASLGQRKAFCERQVRDGIAAGATQVLVLGAGYDTLGWRLAPEFPGVRFHEIDHPATARLKRRGIEALGRRPNLVLAAEDLGERQLSEVLAELPGWDSSVAAVFVAEGLVMYLPPQAVPELFRQCAAGSGPGSRIAFTYIPTGADGRPDVGPWSGLMLWLQGAVGEPWTFSIRPQELGPFLAAAGWRDASATAFGAGKRGVEYYAAAVLHNAVD, encoded by the coding sequence ATGCGCAAACAGAAACCCAGCCGGACCGCGCTCAAGATCGCCATGGCGATCGTCACCCTTTCGGCCAAGCCCCGGATGGCGGCCGTGATTCCCGCGGGAGCGGTGGAAGCCACGGAAAAACTGCTGGTCGCCTCCGGTGCCGTGAGCGAGAGGATCGTGCGCTGGGCCCGGACCCGGCGCATGGCTTCGTTCTACGACGCCTTCGACTGGATGCTGCCCGGCATGTTCGCATCGCTGGGCCAGCGCAAGGCCTTTTGCGAGCGCCAAGTGAGGGACGGCATCGCCGCTGGCGCCACCCAGGTGCTGGTGCTGGGCGCGGGTTACGACACGCTGGGCTGGCGGCTTGCGCCCGAGTTCCCCGGGGTACGCTTCCATGAGATCGACCACCCGGCCACGGCCCGCCTCAAGAGGAGGGGCATCGAGGCGCTGGGGCGGCGGCCCAACCTGGTGCTCGCCGCCGAGGATCTGGGGGAGCGGCAGCTTTCCGAGGTCCTGGCCGAGCTGCCGGGGTGGGATTCCAGTGTCGCTGCCGTCTTCGTGGCCGAGGGCTTGGTGATGTACCTGCCGCCGCAGGCGGTGCCGGAACTCTTTCGCCAATGTGCCGCCGGCTCTGGTCCGGGAAGCCGCATCGCCTTCACCTACATTCCCACTGGCGCCGACGGCCGGCCCGACGTCGGGCCTTGGAGCGGGTTGATGCTATGGCTGCAGGGAGCCGTGGGCGAGCCCTGGACGTTCAGCATCCGGCCCCAAGAGCTCGGGCCCTTCCTGGCGGCGGCGGGCTGGCGCGATGCTTCGGCGACAGCTTTCGGGGCCGGTAAGCGCGGCGTCGAATACTACGCCGCGGCGGTCTTGCATAATGCGGTAGACTGA
- the paaI gene encoding hydroxyphenylacetyl-CoA thioesterase PaaI, whose protein sequence is MPDTTDTAFKIHTAGGLLGISLEEPGPGRAVTRMTVREDMLNQYQSLHGGFLFTLADSAFGYACNSAAPISVAIEATIAFRQAPTVGDLLTAVCEERSRSRRTGVYDVTVSNQHGDIVALFRGTSYRAKVVDSPEGPTS, encoded by the coding sequence ATGCCGGATACTACCGACACTGCTTTCAAGATCCACACCGCCGGCGGCCTCCTCGGCATCAGCCTCGAAGAGCCCGGCCCGGGCCGGGCCGTGACGCGCATGACGGTGCGCGAGGACATGCTCAATCAGTACCAGTCTCTGCACGGCGGGTTTCTCTTCACCCTGGCCGATTCCGCCTTCGGTTACGCCTGTAATTCGGCGGCGCCGATCTCTGTGGCCATCGAAGCAACCATCGCCTTCCGACAGGCCCCAACGGTCGGCGACCTGCTCACCGCCGTCTGCGAGGAACGCTCGCGCTCGCGCCGCACCGGCGTTTATGATGTCACCGTGAGCAACCAACATGGCGACATCGTGGCGCTCTTTCGCGGCACCTCGTACCGCGCCAAAGTCGTCGACAGCCCGGAGGGACCAACCTCATGA
- a CDS encoding acyl-CoA dehydrogenase family protein, producing MIPAKPMATLPTHEVTNMPPHLGDQDLWRNDRALREGVEREGGGWAGEKLAAFGKLAGAAGTFEKADQANRHGPEIRAFDRHGMRINQVEFHPAYHDLMALAIENEVPNFAWRHEGAGAQVGHAALTYMLNQAEGGVLCPMAMSYAVVPPLKQSPGVGDDWIPRLLSTSYDPRDFPVEQKSGATMGMFMTEKQGGSDVRSNSTGARPLGAATGEGAEYRLTGHKFFCSAPMSDAFLTLAYADGGLSCFLVPRWGPDGERNNLFLQRLKDKLGNRSNASSEMELQDTWGVMVGQEGRGVRTIIDMVQGTRFYCCFSSAALMRQGLVQALHHTSHRLAFQKKLLQQPLMRNVLADLALEAEAALVLTLRLARAMDQRAGDEGAAALARIGTAVGKYWICKRAPGHVFEAMECHGGPGYIEESILPRLYREAPVNSIWEGSGNVMCLDVLRAMLREEAAVPAILAELEAARGGNAALDAAAAALADELARPEDLELRARGVTELLAITLQAALLVRHAPAAVADAFCASRLGSRWTGAYGALPAGLDFDAIIERAVPDS from the coding sequence ATGATCCCGGCCAAACCGATGGCAACCCTGCCCACCCATGAAGTCACCAACATGCCGCCCCACCTCGGCGACCAGGACCTGTGGCGGAACGACAGGGCCTTGCGCGAGGGCGTGGAGCGCGAGGGCGGCGGCTGGGCGGGGGAGAAGCTGGCCGCCTTCGGCAAGCTCGCCGGCGCCGCCGGGACCTTCGAGAAAGCCGACCAAGCCAACCGCCATGGGCCCGAAATCCGCGCCTTCGACCGCCATGGCATGCGCATCAACCAGGTCGAGTTCCATCCCGCCTATCACGACCTGATGGCGCTCGCCATCGAGAACGAGGTGCCGAACTTCGCCTGGCGCCACGAGGGGGCCGGTGCCCAGGTCGGGCACGCGGCGCTCACCTACATGCTCAATCAGGCCGAAGGCGGCGTGCTTTGCCCCATGGCCATGAGCTATGCCGTGGTGCCGCCGCTTAAGCAGAGCCCGGGCGTCGGCGACGACTGGATCCCCAGGCTGTTGTCGACGTCCTACGACCCCCGCGATTTTCCGGTGGAGCAGAAATCCGGTGCCACCATGGGCATGTTCATGACCGAGAAGCAGGGCGGCTCGGATGTGCGCAGCAATTCGACCGGGGCTCGGCCGCTGGGCGCGGCCACCGGCGAGGGCGCCGAATACCGCCTCACCGGCCACAAGTTCTTCTGCTCGGCACCGATGTCGGACGCCTTCCTCACGCTGGCCTATGCCGACGGTGGGCTTTCCTGCTTTCTGGTGCCGCGCTGGGGGCCCGACGGCGAGCGCAACAACCTCTTCCTGCAGCGCCTCAAGGATAAGCTCGGCAACCGCTCCAACGCGTCTTCGGAGATGGAGCTCCAGGACACCTGGGGCGTCATGGTGGGCCAGGAGGGCAGGGGCGTGCGCACCATCATCGACATGGTCCAGGGCACCCGGTTCTACTGCTGCTTCTCGTCGGCCGCGCTGATGCGGCAGGGGCTGGTCCAGGCGCTGCATCACACCAGCCACAGGCTGGCGTTCCAGAAGAAACTGCTTCAACAGCCCCTGATGCGGAACGTGCTGGCCGACCTGGCCCTCGAGGCCGAAGCGGCCCTGGTGCTGACGCTGCGCCTGGCCCGGGCCATGGACCAACGCGCCGGCGACGAAGGCGCCGCGGCGCTGGCGCGAATCGGCACGGCGGTGGGCAAGTACTGGATCTGCAAGCGTGCGCCGGGGCACGTCTTCGAGGCCATGGAGTGCCACGGCGGTCCCGGCTACATCGAGGAATCGATCCTGCCCAGGCTCTACCGCGAGGCGCCGGTCAACAGCATCTGGGAGGGCTCGGGCAACGTCATGTGCCTCGACGTGCTGCGCGCCATGCTGCGCGAGGAGGCCGCCGTACCGGCCATCCTGGCCGAGCTCGAGGCGGCCCGTGGCGGCAACGCCGCCCTCGATGCCGCCGCCGCGGCGCTGGCGGATGAGCTTGCCCGGCCCGAGGATCTGGAACTGCGCGCCCGGGGCGTGACGGAATTATTGGCCATCACTTTGCAGGCCGCATTGTTGGTACGCCACGCCCCGGCCGCCGTGGCCGACGCCTTTTGCGCCTCACGCCTGGGCTCGCGCTGGACCGGCGCCTACGGTGCCCTGCCGGCGGGCCTCGATTTCGACGCCATCATCGAGCGCGCCGTTCCGGATTCATAG
- a CDS encoding acyl-CoA dehydrogenase family protein → MSSRGSDMDMDAHLNETERAVVERARLFARDEIAPKAPGWAVTREVPLETTKAAAEAGLCGLVVPEADGGSGLGISAMARVVEELAAVDFGFPFGLVVHNNLAGSIARNGSDEQRRRFLPDMLAARRIGAFLLTEPGSGSDAAAIATRAERDGEGWVLNGEKAWITNTVTAEVLSVYAQTDPAAGWRGIACFLVDADTRGVKRGPTYEMMGCHAAGVGGFRFEDCRIGEADLFLAPGEAFKAALFGIDIARIIVAAGCCGMLRTGIDTALSYAMQRRAFGQATADFQGLQWMLADAETDWRAARLLTVEAGRLHDAGDPRAPLAAAHAKKFAPRICLARLADCMQVMGAAGYSHDYPLARHLAAAKMAQIVDGTTEIQNVVISRAMRKAAG, encoded by the coding sequence ATGTCGAGTAGAGGAAGCGACATGGACATGGATGCCCATCTGAACGAGACCGAACGCGCCGTCGTCGAACGCGCGCGCCTTTTCGCCCGGGACGAAATAGCGCCCAAGGCGCCGGGCTGGGCGGTGACGCGCGAGGTGCCGCTGGAGACCACGAAAGCGGCGGCCGAGGCCGGGCTTTGCGGCCTGGTGGTGCCGGAAGCCGACGGCGGCAGCGGCCTCGGTATAAGCGCCATGGCCCGGGTCGTCGAGGAACTGGCGGCGGTCGACTTCGGTTTTCCCTTCGGCCTGGTGGTGCACAACAACCTGGCCGGCTCCATCGCCCGTAACGGCAGCGACGAACAGCGCCGGCGCTTTCTGCCCGATATGCTGGCGGCCCGGCGCATCGGCGCCTTTTTGCTCACCGAACCCGGCAGCGGCAGCGATGCGGCGGCGATCGCCACGCGGGCCGAGCGTGACGGCGAGGGCTGGGTGCTGAACGGCGAAAAGGCCTGGATCACCAATACCGTCACGGCCGAAGTGCTTTCGGTCTATGCCCAGACCGACCCCGCGGCCGGCTGGCGCGGCATCGCCTGCTTTCTGGTCGATGCCGATACCCGGGGTGTGAAACGCGGGCCTACCTACGAGATGATGGGCTGCCATGCCGCCGGCGTCGGTGGCTTCCGCTTCGAGGATTGCCGGATCGGCGAGGCCGATCTTTTTCTGGCGCCGGGCGAGGCCTTCAAGGCGGCGCTTTTTGGCATCGATATCGCCCGCATCATCGTGGCCGCCGGCTGCTGCGGCATGTTGCGAACAGGCATCGACACGGCGCTCTCGTATGCCATGCAGCGCCGCGCCTTCGGCCAGGCCACGGCCGACTTCCAGGGCCTGCAGTGGATGCTGGCTGACGCCGAGACCGACTGGCGGGCGGCGCGCTTGCTCACAGTCGAGGCCGGGCGGCTGCATGACGCCGGCGATCCGAGGGCGCCGCTGGCGGCGGCCCACGCCAAGAAGTTCGCCCCCCGCATCTGCCTTGCCCGCCTGGCCGATTGCATGCAGGTCATGGGCGCCGCCGGCTACAGCCATGACTACCCTTTGGCCCGCCACCTGGCGGCGGCCAAGATGGCCCAAATCGTCGATGGCACGACGGAGATTCAGAACGTGGTCATCAGCCGCGCCATGCGGAAGGCGGCGGGGTAA
- a CDS encoding cupin domain-containing protein codes for MPKTHVQLIEKPTIISAAGNKPKSIEEFVGRANSATSEVSIARMRSPAGWQEPGQTPEFDEYTVVLTGTLRVETGDEVFEVGAGQTIITPKGNWVRYGSPHEGGAEYIAVCLPAFAPETVHRDE; via the coding sequence ATGCCGAAGACGCACGTCCAACTCATTGAAAAACCAACAATAATCTCCGCAGCAGGCAACAAGCCCAAGTCCATCGAGGAGTTCGTCGGCCGCGCCAACTCGGCCACCAGCGAGGTCAGCATCGCCCGCATGCGCAGCCCGGCCGGCTGGCAGGAGCCCGGCCAGACCCCGGAATTCGACGAATACACCGTGGTGCTGACTGGCACGTTGCGCGTCGAGACCGGCGATGAAGTGTTCGAGGTCGGCGCCGGCCAGACCATCATTACCCCCAAGGGCAACTGGGTGCGCTATGGCTCGCCCCATGAGGGCGGCGCCGAATATATCGCGGTCTGCCTGCCGGCCTTCGCTCCCGAGACCGTCCACCGCGACGAATAG
- a CDS encoding hydroxymethylglutaryl-CoA lyase, translating to MSDLPGSVIFHEHGPREGFQLESRQYPLEKRVALIEAIAAAGVSRIQAASFVNPKLVPTMADSRELFAAIRKRPGTRYTALALNPWGFEQALEVPQVDHLGSVVLYASNGFCLANNNCSKQEARARLQQWTELYDRHQVALEQVYVLSAFGDNFEGEVPLSDVMEEVRHTVELCRQQGRALPRIDLDDSMGWADPHSIRTRIGAVREAYPELEVGLHLHDSRGLGGACVFAALELGVRHFDSSIGGLGGCPFARHKNRAAAGNICTEDMVHLCHELGVETGIDLDALIAAAGLAEDIVGRPLMGRVMHSGSLSEYRAAGSG from the coding sequence ATGTCGGATCTGCCAGGCAGCGTGATTTTTCACGAACACGGCCCCCGCGAAGGCTTTCAATTGGAAAGCCGCCAGTATCCCCTCGAGAAGCGGGTGGCGCTTATCGAAGCAATCGCCGCGGCCGGCGTCTCGCGCATCCAGGCCGCCTCGTTCGTCAATCCCAAGCTGGTGCCGACCATGGCCGACAGCCGGGAATTGTTCGCCGCCATCAGAAAACGTCCCGGTACCCGCTATACGGCGCTGGCGCTCAATCCCTGGGGTTTCGAACAAGCCCTCGAGGTGCCCCAGGTCGACCACCTGGGTTCCGTCGTGCTCTACGCCTCCAACGGATTCTGTCTGGCCAACAACAATTGCAGCAAACAGGAAGCCCGCGCCCGCCTGCAGCAGTGGACCGAACTTTACGACCGCCACCAGGTCGCCTTGGAGCAAGTCTACGTATTGTCGGCGTTCGGCGACAATTTCGAGGGCGAGGTGCCGCTTTCCGACGTCATGGAGGAAGTCCGCCACACCGTCGAATTGTGCCGCCAACAGGGCCGCGCGCTGCCCCGCATCGACCTCGACGACAGCATGGGCTGGGCCGATCCGCACAGCATTCGGACACGCATCGGCGCCGTCCGCGAGGCCTATCCGGAACTGGAAGTCGGTCTCCATCTGCACGACAGCCGGGGGCTCGGCGGGGCTTGCGTTTTTGCCGCGCTGGAGCTGGGCGTGCGCCATTTCGACAGCTCCATCGGCGGCCTCGGCGGCTGCCCCTTCGCCCGCCACAAGAACCGCGCCGCCGCGGGCAACATCTGCACCGAAGACATGGTGCACCTCTGCCACGAGCTCGGCGTTGAGACCGGCATCGATCTCGACGCCCTGATCGCAGCCGCCGGACTGGCCGAAGACATCGTCGGCCGGCCGCTGATGGGCCGGGTCATGCATTCCGGCTCGCTCAGCGAATACCGGGCGGCAGGGTCGGGCTGA